Part of the Quercus robur chromosome 5, dhQueRobu3.1, whole genome shotgun sequence genome, cccccccccccctctatgAATGGGACTCActtccttaatatttttttattttatctttttgaaaaGACAAATGTGGCATAATTACTATGTGTTCAATtacattcaatatatatatatatatatatatatttgccttGACCTCCTGCAAAACTCCTTTTctaacctatatatatatatatgtgtgtgtgtgtgtgtgtgtgtgtgtgtgtgtttgttttttcaatGGCCCTAGATGGATTCTccctcaaatccaaatccaccAACACCAAATGGCCCTAATGACCCTTTGATTGTGGATGATGAACCCCTACCAAAAAAAGCTAGAGTTAATGAGAATCGATCCACCAGAGAGCCATCTGATGTTTGGGAGTACTTTGTTAGGTTACAAAATCGTTAAAAGTCAGAATGCAAATATTGTAAGAAGTAATACAATGTTGCAAGGAGGAATGTGACCTCATCCATGCGGGCTCATTTGCTAAAATGTAAGAAGATTCCAAGTGTCATTGACACGAGCCAAACCACTTTAAGtttccaagcaaaaaaaaaactggtggTATTGAGGGAGAGTTTAGTAAGGAGCTTGTTGTTGCTAAATTTTCTATTAAGAGAATTTAGATGGCACTTGCGAGGATGATTATAGTGGATGAGCTACCTTTTAGATTTGTTGAGGGTGATGGTTTTATATACTTTATGGGGGTGGTTGAGCCTAGGTTTCCTATACCTTCTCGTCTCATGGTGGCAAGGGATTGTATTAGACTTTGGTTGGGGGAAAGGGAGAAGTTGATAAGCTATTTGAAATTGAGCCAAAGAGTGTCTTTGACTATTGACACATGAACTTCCATTCAAAACCTCAACTACATGTGTCTCACTTGCCACTATATTGATGGTGATCGGACCTATCAAAAAaggattttggatttttgtatAGTTCCAAATCATAAAGGGGAGACAATTGAGAAAACTATTGAAAGGTGCTTGAATGATTGGGGTATCAAAATGGTGATAATTGTCACAGTTGATAATGCTAAACCCAATGATGTGACTCTTGATTATTTGAAGAATAAGTTGGAGGTGAAGGATGGTTGTATGTTGGGAGGCCGATTCTTGCACATAAGATGTGCTGGTCATATATTGAATCTCATTGTGCAAGAGGGATTGAAAGGCATTCATAACTCAATTGTTAAGGTGAGGAATGTAGTGCAGTATGTTAAATTATCTCCAAAAAGGATGGATAGGTTCAAGGAAGCTGTAGAGGATGAAAAAAATCCAATATAAGAGTTTGTTATCTCTTGATGTCCCTATTAGATTGAATTCCACATATCTTATGTTAGAGGCAGCCAAGAATTTTGAAACAGCCTTTGATAGGATGCATGAAGAGGATGTGGAATATAGTTCTTACTTTATGGAGGTAGTTGGAAATGAGAAACAGAAGCACATAGGTCCTCCCAAGGGTGAGGATTGGGTGAATGTCaaaatgttttgtaattttctccGGCCTTTTTATAAGGTAACTCTACGTTTTTCTGGATCTTTATTTGTCACTTCAAATACTTATTTTTGTGAGCTAGTGGGCATTCAAAATGAATTGCATAGATTGTGTGGCATTGATGGTGATCCTCTCTTAAAAGAAATGGCACAATCTATGAAGGAAAAATATGAGAAGTATTGGGGAGACattgaaaatatgaatttaatgatGTTTATTGCCATGGTTCTTGACCCAAGATATAAGATGAAATATTTGAAATATTGGTTTAATAAgtggtattcaaaagagaaGGCAGAGTTTGCTTTAAAATTGGTAAAGGATGCTTTAGATGAGTTGTATGCCCACTATGCAAAGGATATTGAATTATCAAGTGCTAGGGGCAATGGGCAGGCCATTAATGTTGGTTCTTCAATAGAATCAAGTGCTAGTTTTCCATATGATCCATGGAAGATTGCTTCACATGAGTTCGATGAACACATAGCTACAGAAGATGATAATGAATGCACTACTGATGTGGACAAATATCTTAATGAagctagtgaaaaaaaaaaaaataaggagggttttgatattttggcttGGTGGAAGGTGAATTATACTAGATATGTAATCCTTTCCGAGATAACATGAGATGTCATGGCTATTCCTGTGTCTACT contains:
- the LOC126728449 gene encoding zinc finger BED domain-containing protein RICESLEEPER 1-like, translating into MVIIVTVDNAKPNDVTLDYLKNKLEVKDGCMLGGRFLHIRCAGHILNLIVQEGLKGIHNSIVKVRNVVQLNSTYLMLEAAKNFETAFDRMHEEDVEYSSYFMEVVGNEKQKHIGPPKGEDWVNVKMFCNFLRPFYKVTLRFSGSLFVTSNTYFCELVGIQNELHRLCGIDGDPLLKEMAQSMKEKYEKYWGDIENMNLMMFIAMVLDPRYKMKYLKYWFNKWYSKEKAEFALKLVKDALDELYAHYAKDIELSSARGNGQAINVGSSIESSASFPYDPWKIASHEFDEHIATEDDNECTTDVDKYLNEASEKKKNKEGFDILAWWKVNYTRYVILSEIT